A DNA window from Betta splendens chromosome 6, fBetSpl5.4, whole genome shotgun sequence contains the following coding sequences:
- the nap1l4a gene encoding nucleosome assembly protein 1-like 4a isoform X2, which produces MDANKGKGDHMMQNPGGQMDRPVNFHILESMLPKAVKRRVHALKRLQVQCANIEAKFYEEVHELERKYAALYQPMFDKRRDIVTGTVEPTDEECEWHSDREEEEELAEGIKEKASIEDAKKEVVKPEEDPKGIPDFWLTIFKSVDMLSDMLQEHDEPILKHLKDIQVKFSEPGQQMSFTLEFHFEPNGYFNNAVLTKVYKMKSEPETSDPFSFEGPEIIDCEGCQIDWHKGKDVTVKTIKKKQKHKGRGTVRTVTKQVPNDSFFNFFNPIKASDGEMDEESEFTLATDFEIGHFFRERIIPRAVLYFTGEALEDDESFEEEELEEGDEEEQLEEGDDDEDDGDCDPKA; this is translated from the exons ATGGATGCAAATAAAG GTAAAGGGGATCACATGATGCAAAATCCTGGTGGGCAAATGGACAGACCTGTCAACTTTCACATTTTGGAAAG CATGCTTCCCAAAGCAGTGAAGAGGCGAGTGCATGCCTTGAAGAGGCTACAGGTGCAGTGTGCTAACATAGAGGCCAAATTCTATGAGGAAGTCCATGAGCTTGAGAGGAAGTATGCTGCTCTGTACCAGCCTATGTTTGACAAG AGACGAGATATTGTCACAGGAACTGTGGAACCCACAGACGAAGAGTGTGAGTGGCACagtgacagagaagaggaggaggagttggcT GAAGGGATAAAGGAAAAAGCTTCTATTGAGGATGCAAAGAAAGAAGTTGTCAAACCAGAGGAAGATCCAAAAGGCATCCCTGACTTCTGGCTCACTATATTTAAGAGTGTGGACATGCTCAGTGACATGCTACAG GAACATGATGAGCCCATCCTAAAGCACCTGAAAGATATTCAGGTCAAGTTTTCTGAACCAGGACAGCAGATG AGTTTCACATTGGAGTTTCACTTTGAGCCTAATGGTTATTTCAACAACGCAGTCCTCACTAAAGTCTACAAGATGAAGTCAGAGCCTGAGACTTCAGATCCTTTCTCATTTGAGGGGCCAGAGATTATTGACTGTGAAGG CTGTCAGATAGATTGGCACAAGGGCAAGGATGTGACGGTGAAAACTAttaagaagaagcagaagcacaaaGGCCGTGGCACTGTTCGCACTGTTACCAAACAGGTTCCCAACGATTCCTTCTTCAATTTCTTCAACCCTATCAAag CCTCAGATGGAGAGATG GATGAAGAGTCTGAGTTCACCCTAGCCACAGACTTTGAGATTGGTCATTTCTTCCGTGAAAGAATAATTCCTAGAGCAGTGTTGTACTTCACTGGAGAGGCCCTGGAAGATGATGAGAGT TTTGAAGAGGAAGAGCTGGAAGAGGGAGATGAAGAG GAGCAGCTTGAGGAGGGCGACGACGATGAGGACGATGGAGATTGTGACCCCAAG GCATAA
- the phlda2 gene encoding pleckstrin homology-like domain family A member 2, protein MRMSAAEMCQVLKEGELEKRSDNLLQLWKRKTCVLTTDSLNIYADAQKRTKAKELKLQAIKKVDCVERTGKFVYFTIVTNDNKEIDFRCSGEPNCWNAVITMALIDFQNRRAIQDFKTRQDNGSASPGQQERRMARAP, encoded by the coding sequence ATGAGAATGTCAGCGGCGGAGATGTGCCAGGTGTTGAAGGAGGGCGAGCTGGAGAAGCGGAGCGAcaacctgctccagctgtggaAGCGGAAGACGTGCGTCCTGACCACGGACAGCCTCAACATTTACGCGGACGCGCAGAAGCGCACCAAGGCcaaggagctgaagctgcaggcCATCAAGAAGGTGGACTGCGTGGAGCGCACCGGGAAGTTCGTCTACTTCACCATCGTCACCAACGACAACAAGGAGATCGACTTCCGGTGCTCCGGGGAGCCGAACTGCTGGAACGCGGTGATCACCATGGCCCTGATAGACTTCCAGAACAGGAGGGCCATCCAGGACTTTAAAACGCGGCAGGACAACGGCAGCGCGTCGCCCGGACAGCAGGAGAGGCGCATGGCGAGGGCGCCCTGA
- the nap1l4a gene encoding nucleosome assembly protein 1-like 4a isoform X1, translated as MDANKGKGDHMMQNPGGQMDRPVNFHILESMLPKAVKRRVHALKRLQVQCANIEAKFYEEVHELERKYAALYQPMFDKRRDIVTGTVEPTDEECEWHSDREEEEELAEGIKEKASIEDAKKEVVKPEEDPKGIPDFWLTIFKSVDMLSDMLQEHDEPILKHLKDIQVKFSEPGQQMSFTLEFHFEPNGYFNNAVLTKVYKMKSEPETSDPFSFEGPEIIDCEGCQIDWHKGKDVTVKTIKKKQKHKGRGTVRTVTKQVPNDSFFNFFNPIKASDGEMDEESEFTLATDFEIGHFFRERIIPRAVLYFTGEALEDDESFEEEELEEGDEEEQLEEGDDDEDDGDCDPKKEQPQPAECKQQ; from the exons ATGGATGCAAATAAAG GTAAAGGGGATCACATGATGCAAAATCCTGGTGGGCAAATGGACAGACCTGTCAACTTTCACATTTTGGAAAG CATGCTTCCCAAAGCAGTGAAGAGGCGAGTGCATGCCTTGAAGAGGCTACAGGTGCAGTGTGCTAACATAGAGGCCAAATTCTATGAGGAAGTCCATGAGCTTGAGAGGAAGTATGCTGCTCTGTACCAGCCTATGTTTGACAAG AGACGAGATATTGTCACAGGAACTGTGGAACCCACAGACGAAGAGTGTGAGTGGCACagtgacagagaagaggaggaggagttggcT GAAGGGATAAAGGAAAAAGCTTCTATTGAGGATGCAAAGAAAGAAGTTGTCAAACCAGAGGAAGATCCAAAAGGCATCCCTGACTTCTGGCTCACTATATTTAAGAGTGTGGACATGCTCAGTGACATGCTACAG GAACATGATGAGCCCATCCTAAAGCACCTGAAAGATATTCAGGTCAAGTTTTCTGAACCAGGACAGCAGATG AGTTTCACATTGGAGTTTCACTTTGAGCCTAATGGTTATTTCAACAACGCAGTCCTCACTAAAGTCTACAAGATGAAGTCAGAGCCTGAGACTTCAGATCCTTTCTCATTTGAGGGGCCAGAGATTATTGACTGTGAAGG CTGTCAGATAGATTGGCACAAGGGCAAGGATGTGACGGTGAAAACTAttaagaagaagcagaagcacaaaGGCCGTGGCACTGTTCGCACTGTTACCAAACAGGTTCCCAACGATTCCTTCTTCAATTTCTTCAACCCTATCAAag CCTCAGATGGAGAGATG GATGAAGAGTCTGAGTTCACCCTAGCCACAGACTTTGAGATTGGTCATTTCTTCCGTGAAAGAATAATTCCTAGAGCAGTGTTGTACTTCACTGGAGAGGCCCTGGAAGATGATGAGAGT TTTGAAGAGGAAGAGCTGGAAGAGGGAGATGAAGAG GAGCAGCTTGAGGAGGGCGACGACGATGAGGACGATGGAGATTGTGACCCCAAG AAAGAACAGCCCCAGCCTGCCGAATGCAAACAGCAGTAA